Proteins encoded within one genomic window of Rubripirellula tenax:
- a CDS encoding sulfatase codes for MRYLLAFVGFLVVSLASLLHAADRPNVLFIYLDDFGWRDCGFMGTDFYETPNLDALAASGMVFTNAYSCAANCAPARACLLSGQYTPRHEVYNVGTGRRGKAKYGSLKHIPGVDVLSPDIRTWAAQIHDAGYRTATIGKWHLSDDPIPYGFDFNFAGTHGGSPPKGYFPPHPKAPGLEDAPEDEYLTDRLTDEAIGFIDRNQDANWLLYLTHFAVHTPLQGQPDLVAKYEAKPKGDLHDHAVMAAMIESVDRGIGRIVRQLDSLGLREKTAIVFTSDNGGYGPATSMAPLQGYKGTYFEGGIREPFFVVWPGNVKPGTKCETPVIQVDLYPTLCEMTGASLPTGQVQDGRSLVPLLVGSDAWKERAIFWHFPAYLDSYSRIDGQRDPIYRSRPCSIIRRGDWKLHEYFEDGKLLLFNLKDDIGESNDVSIANADVTKAMHDELLAWREATGAPVPIEPNPKYDAAAESRAMKGKKKK; via the coding sequence ATGCGATATCTCTTGGCCTTCGTCGGCTTTCTCGTTGTTTCGTTGGCCAGCTTGCTGCACGCGGCCGATCGACCGAATGTTCTGTTCATTTATCTGGACGATTTCGGTTGGCGAGACTGTGGGTTCATGGGAACCGACTTTTACGAGACGCCCAACCTAGATGCGTTGGCCGCGTCGGGGATGGTGTTTACGAATGCTTATTCGTGCGCCGCCAATTGCGCCCCGGCTCGAGCGTGTTTATTGTCCGGGCAATACACGCCTAGGCACGAAGTCTATAACGTTGGGACGGGCCGTCGAGGCAAAGCCAAGTATGGAAGCTTGAAACACATTCCCGGTGTCGATGTTCTGTCACCAGACATTCGAACCTGGGCCGCACAGATTCACGACGCCGGCTATCGCACAGCGACCATCGGCAAGTGGCATTTAAGCGACGACCCGATTCCCTATGGTTTCGATTTCAATTTCGCCGGGACGCACGGTGGCAGTCCGCCGAAGGGGTACTTCCCGCCGCATCCGAAAGCTCCGGGTCTTGAAGATGCACCGGAGGACGAGTATCTGACCGATCGCCTGACCGACGAAGCGATCGGATTCATTGATCGCAACCAAGACGCGAATTGGTTGTTGTACTTGACCCACTTTGCGGTGCACACGCCGCTGCAGGGTCAGCCGGATCTGGTGGCAAAGTATGAAGCCAAGCCCAAGGGCGATCTGCATGACCATGCGGTGATGGCCGCGATGATCGAAAGCGTCGACCGCGGAATCGGGCGGATCGTTCGGCAGTTGGATTCGCTGGGGTTGCGGGAAAAAACGGCGATCGTCTTTACATCGGACAACGGCGGCTATGGTCCGGCAACTTCGATGGCGCCGTTGCAGGGATACAAGGGAACGTACTTTGAAGGTGGCATCCGCGAGCCTTTCTTTGTCGTCTGGCCGGGTAACGTGAAGCCAGGCACAAAATGTGAAACGCCCGTCATTCAAGTCGATCTGTATCCGACGCTGTGTGAGATGACCGGCGCGTCGTTGCCGACAGGACAAGTTCAAGACGGTCGCAGTTTGGTTCCGCTGCTCGTCGGCAGTGACGCTTGGAAGGAGCGAGCCATTTTTTGGCACTTTCCGGCGTACCTCGATTCTTATTCGCGCATCGATGGGCAACGAGATCCCATCTATCGATCGCGTCCGTGCAGCATCATTCGCCGCGGCGATTGGAAGCTTCACGAGTATTTCGAAGACGGGAAATTGTTGCTGTTCAATTTGAAAGACGACATCGGCGAATCGAACGATGTGTCGATCGCCAACGCGGACGTGACCAAGGCGATGCACGACGAGTTGTTGGCGTGGCGAGAAGCAACCGGCGCGCCGGTGCCGATCGAACCCAACCCCAAGTACGATGCGGCGGCCGAATCGCGAGCGATGAAAGGCAAAAAGAAAAAGTAG
- the otnC gene encoding 3-oxo-tetronate 4-phosphate decarboxylase, whose amino-acid sequence MMPSNQEWSEREVREQIADRGRSLFERRFTHGSTGNISVRIHDGILITPTDSSLGSLDPDRIAKVGFDGQHLAGDKPSKEAFLHLSMYRSRPNETAVVHLHSTYSVAVSCMAEIDPDNVLPAITAYQLMRVGRCPLVPFYAPGDMALADAVGKQAETTKAMLLANHGPVVAGNSLAGAIASVEELEETAKLFLLLRGIPTRFLEHPPT is encoded by the coding sequence ATGATGCCATCGAACCAAGAATGGTCCGAACGTGAAGTTCGCGAACAGATCGCCGACCGCGGACGATCCCTGTTCGAGCGGCGGTTCACGCATGGCAGCACCGGCAACATCAGCGTTCGTATCCACGACGGCATCCTGATCACACCCACGGATTCGTCCCTGGGCAGCCTGGATCCGGATCGGATCGCCAAGGTCGGCTTCGATGGACAGCATCTGGCCGGTGACAAACCTTCCAAAGAAGCGTTCTTGCACTTGTCGATGTACCGGTCGCGGCCAAACGAAACGGCCGTCGTGCATCTGCACAGCACGTATTCCGTCGCGGTGTCGTGCATGGCCGAAATCGATCCCGACAACGTGCTGCCGGCAATCACGGCGTACCAATTGATGCGAGTGGGCCGTTGCCCGCTGGTGCCGTTTTACGCACCCGGCGACATGGCGCTCGCAGACGCGGTGGGCAAACAAGCCGAAACGACCAAGGCGATGCTGCTTGCCAACCACGGCCCGGTCGTTGCCGGTAACTCGCTGGCCGGAGCGATCGCATCGGTGGAAGAACTGGAAGAAACCGCCAAGCTGTTCTTACTGCTGCGAGGCATTCCGACTCGCTTCTTGGAACATCCACCCACGTAA
- a CDS encoding amino acid aminotransferase, translating into MTATSKRPPRFATVATAPPDSILGLNEAFAADANPKKMNLSVGVYKDASGQTPVLRCVKAAEQRLVDGEKTKGYLPIDGQPDYRDHVRRLVFADSIDASRIAVVQTPGGTGALREAAALMNSQLPAIRVWISTPTWANHQSIFASENIPYDNYRYLADDKKSFDIAGMLEDLTGKTKPGDAVLLHACCHNPTGVDPTAQQWNEIAAVLAQRELLPIIDFAYQGFGNGLDEDTVAVRAITSVCAEAIVCSSFSKNFGLYSERVGAVSVMSADADTTTAVKSQLKSLVRSNYSNPPRHGAAVVATILDDSELTAMWHGELTEMRTRIKALRRQFVDTMKTTGAGHDFGFLLDQNGMFSFSGLNPMQVDELRNKYSIYIVGSGRINVAGMNEERMGELCTAVANVIEN; encoded by the coding sequence ATGACCGCCACCTCGAAACGTCCGCCACGATTTGCGACTGTAGCCACCGCCCCCCCGGACTCGATCCTGGGGCTCAACGAGGCGTTTGCAGCCGACGCGAACCCGAAAAAGATGAACCTGAGCGTCGGTGTCTACAAAGACGCGTCCGGCCAAACGCCGGTGCTGCGTTGCGTCAAAGCGGCCGAGCAACGGCTGGTCGATGGCGAGAAGACGAAGGGCTATTTGCCGATCGATGGCCAACCGGATTACCGCGATCACGTTCGCCGATTGGTCTTTGCTGATTCGATCGACGCATCCCGTATCGCGGTCGTTCAAACGCCTGGCGGCACCGGTGCGCTGCGTGAAGCAGCCGCGCTGATGAACAGTCAGTTGCCCGCGATTCGCGTTTGGATTTCGACGCCCACCTGGGCCAATCACCAATCGATCTTTGCGTCCGAGAATATTCCGTACGATAACTACCGATACCTTGCCGACGATAAAAAATCGTTCGACATCGCCGGCATGTTGGAAGACTTGACCGGTAAGACGAAGCCAGGCGATGCAGTTTTGTTGCACGCGTGTTGCCACAACCCAACCGGCGTCGACCCGACTGCCCAGCAGTGGAACGAAATTGCCGCGGTCTTAGCCCAGCGTGAACTGTTACCGATCATCGACTTCGCTTACCAAGGTTTCGGGAACGGATTGGACGAAGACACGGTCGCTGTCCGAGCCATCACCAGCGTTTGCGCCGAAGCCATCGTGTGCAGTTCTTTCTCGAAGAACTTTGGCTTGTATAGCGAACGGGTCGGTGCGGTATCGGTCATGTCGGCGGACGCTGACACAACGACCGCCGTTAAGAGTCAGCTAAAGTCACTGGTCCGCAGCAACTACAGCAACCCGCCGCGCCATGGTGCGGCCGTCGTCGCGACGATTCTTGACGACTCCGAGCTGACCGCGATGTGGCACGGCGAGCTAACCGAAATGCGAACTCGCATCAAAGCGCTGCGTCGACAGTTTGTTGACACGATGAAGACGACCGGCGCCGGACACGATTTTGGTTTTCTGTTAGACCAAAATGGAATGTTCTCGTTCAGCGGGCTCAATCCGATGCAAGTCGATGAGCTTCGCAACAAGTACAGCATCTACATCGTCGGCAGCGGCCGAATCAATGTGGCCGGCATGAACGAAGAACGCATGGGCGAACTTTGCACTGCGGTTGCCAACGTGATCGAGAACTAG
- a CDS encoding DUF1501 domain-containing protein, with protein MNHQEVLDRLTRRAFFSQTSAGLGAAALASLDATAATATPALSADVGTRVGGLPSLPHHEPKARRAIYLFMSGAPSQMDMWDHKPAMADWYDKDLPESIRQGQRLTTMTSGQSRFPIAPSIYKFSPHGANQTMASELIPHMAGKVDEIALIKSMHTEAINHDPAITYICTGDQLPGKASLGSWLSYGLGTENENLPAFMVMTASWTGRKEAQALYNRLWGSGFLPSKYQGVALRSTGDKVLYLSNPDGVDPSIRRRMLDSLARMNARTASQIGDPETNARIAQYEMAFRMQTSVPDLANLSDEPQHVLDLYGPEVTKPGTFANCCLMARRMAERGVRFTQIFHRGWDQHGKLPKDLPNQCRDVDQPSAGLLTDLRQRGMLDDTLVVWGGEFGRTIYCQGGLTKTDYGRDHHPKCFTVWMAGGGVKGGTVHGETDEFSYNITKDPVHIRDLNATILNQMGIDSERFVYPFRGLDQRLTGVEESRVVKEILA; from the coding sequence ATGAATCATCAAGAAGTACTCGACCGGTTGACTCGTCGCGCATTTTTTTCACAGACCTCCGCCGGTTTGGGCGCCGCGGCGCTGGCATCGTTGGACGCCACAGCGGCGACAGCCACGCCGGCATTGTCAGCCGATGTCGGAACACGCGTCGGTGGACTGCCGAGTTTGCCGCATCATGAACCCAAAGCCCGCCGAGCGATCTATCTGTTCATGTCGGGTGCGCCCAGCCAGATGGACATGTGGGATCACAAGCCGGCAATGGCCGATTGGTACGACAAGGATCTGCCCGAATCGATTCGCCAGGGGCAACGTTTGACGACCATGACCAGCGGCCAGTCGCGGTTTCCAATCGCGCCCAGCATCTATAAGTTTTCGCCTCACGGTGCAAACCAAACGATGGCCAGCGAACTGATTCCCCACATGGCCGGGAAGGTCGATGAGATTGCTTTGATCAAGTCGATGCACACCGAAGCGATCAATCATGATCCGGCGATTACTTATATCTGCACCGGAGACCAATTGCCGGGCAAAGCGAGTTTGGGTTCGTGGCTGAGCTACGGTCTGGGCACCGAGAACGAGAACTTGCCGGCGTTCATGGTCATGACCGCGTCATGGACGGGCCGGAAAGAAGCACAGGCTCTTTACAACCGACTGTGGGGCAGCGGTTTTTTGCCAAGCAAGTATCAAGGCGTTGCGCTGCGAAGTACCGGTGACAAGGTGCTTTATCTTTCGAACCCCGATGGCGTCGATCCAAGCATTCGGCGCCGGATGCTCGATTCGTTAGCCCGAATGAACGCGCGAACTGCATCGCAGATTGGTGATCCCGAGACGAACGCGCGGATTGCCCAGTACGAGATGGCGTTCCGGATGCAAACGAGCGTTCCCGATCTGGCGAATCTGAGCGACGAACCGCAGCACGTGCTCGATCTGTATGGGCCCGAAGTGACCAAGCCGGGCACGTTTGCGAATTGCTGTTTGATGGCGCGGCGGATGGCCGAACGTGGCGTACGGTTCACACAGATCTTTCATCGTGGCTGGGATCAACACGGAAAGTTGCCCAAGGACTTGCCCAACCAATGCCGCGACGTCGATCAACCGTCGGCGGGCTTGCTGACGGATCTTCGCCAGCGAGGAATGTTGGACGATACGTTGGTCGTTTGGGGCGGTGAGTTCGGACGCACGATCTATTGCCAAGGCGGGCTGACGAAGACCGATTATGGTCGCGACCACCACCCCAAGTGCTTTACCGTTTGGATGGCGGGCGGTGGCGTGAAGGGCGGCACTGTTCATGGTGAAACGGACGAGTTCAGTTACAACATCACCAAAGACCCCGTCCACATCCGTGATCTGAATGCAACGATCCTGAATCAGATGGGGATCGATAGCGAACGGTTTGTGTACCCGTTCCGCGGCCTCGACCAGCGTTTGACCGGCGTCGAGGAAAGCCGCGTCGTCAAAGAAATTTTGGCGTAG